The proteins below are encoded in one region of Populus alba chromosome 2, ASM523922v2, whole genome shotgun sequence:
- the LOC118043818 gene encoding transcription factor bHLH62 — protein sequence MEKDKLFMGEGANTAASIWNSCSFGMEMQTDELNCSSGQLANCFLNPNWDNLLDQSDPFESALSSIVSSPVASSANANVISNAGVGGDSVLIRELIGRLGNICNSGEMSPQSYINNHNNNSTNTSCYSTPLNSPPKLSISMMDSQMRGNLPILGNSFVNHPSLAPFAADPGFVERAARYSCFGSNNLGGINGQFGLNESELINRMMPRVEPGKLSRVSSNNSMKVAGSQANVQESNKSSPQDGNLNSDKKFSRLSRPSTPENGDSREESSVSEQIPGGELSVKSQNDANSRKRKSIPRGKAKETPSASVSDVKVAAENDESSAKKSKSEETNGSDKDSAMAMEEENGNQKQKKDNSNPPEPPKDYIHVRARRGQATDSHSLAERVRREKISERMKFLQDLVPGCNKVTGKAVMLDEIINYVQSLQRQVEFLSMKLATVNPKMEINMESFLSKDIFQSRGSMPHGLYPLDSSTPAFPYGYQSQQGLALQDGMSRNAESQFSMNPLNAALRRSSSMQLPALDGFGDASHQASAMWQDDLQSVVQMGYGQNQQQDFQGSVPPTQMKIEL from the exons ATGGAAAAAGACAAGTTGTTTATGGGCGAGGGAGCCAACACAGCAGCTTCCATTTGGAATTCTTGCAGTTTTGGAATGGAAATGCAAACCGACGAGCTGAATTGCAGTTCAGGGCAACTTGCCAATTGCTTTCTCAATCCCAATTGGGACAACTTATTGGATCAGAGCGATCCCTTTGAGTCTGCTTTGAGCTCCATTGTCTCATCTCCAGTGGCATCCAGTGCCAATGCCAACGTTATTTCTAATGCTGGCGTTGGTGGTGACAGTGTTTTGATCAGAGAACTTATTGGAAGACTAGGAAACATTTGCAATTCCGGCGAGATGTCGCCACAATCCTACATTAACAACCATAACAACAACAGCACTAACACTTCTTGTTATAGTACCCCATTGAATTCCCCTCCAAAGCTGAGTATTTCAATGATGGATTCACAGATGAGAGGAAATCTGCCAATTCTTGGAAACAGCTTCGTAAACCATCCAAGTTTAGCACCATTTGCTGCTGACCCTGGATTTGTAGAGAGGGCTGCTCGATATTCTTGCTTTGGAAGCAACAATCTTGGAGGCATAAATGGACAATTCGGATTGAATGAATCGGAATTGATTAATAGGATGATGCCACGAGTAGAACCTGGTAAGCTGTCGAGAGTTTCGAGTAACAATTCAATGAAGGTCGCTGGATCGCAAGCAAATGTTCAAGAAAGCAATAAGAGTTCACCCCAGGATGGGAATTTGAATTCTGATAAGAAATTCAGTCGGTTGTCAAGACCTTCAACACCAGAGAATGGAGATTCCAGGGAGGAATCTTCAGTGTCCGAGCAGATCCCGGGTGGGGAATTGAGCGTGAAATCCCAGAATGATGCCAATTccaggaaaagaaaatcaattccCAGAGGAAAAGCCAAAGAAACTCCCTCTGCCTCTGTTTCTGATGTCAAG GTTGCAGCAGAGAATGATGAATCGAGCGCCAAAAAAAGCAAATCAGAGGAAACTAATGGAAGTGACAAGGATTCAGCAATGGCcatggaagaagaaaatggaaatcAGAAACAGAAAAAGGACAATTCAAACCCGCCAGAGCCACCAAAGGACTATATCCATGTCAGGGCCAGAAGGGGTCAGGCTACAGATAGCCACAGTCTTGCTGAAAGA GTTAGGAGAGAAAAAATCAGCGAAAGAATGAAGTTTCTTCAGGATCTTGTTCCTGGATGCAATAAG GTTACTGGGAAAGCAGTGATGCTTGATGAGATTATAAACTATGTGCAGTCATTGCAGCGCCAGGTTGAG TTTCTGTCAATGAAGCTGGCAACTGTGAACCCGAAGATGGAAATTAACATGGAAAGTTTCTTGTCCAAGGAT ATTTTCCAATCCCGTGGATCCATGCCTCATGGTCTTTATCCATTAGATTCGTCGACGCCGGCATTCCCTTATGGTTACCAATCCCAGCAAGGGTTAGCCCTACAAGATGGCATGTCCAGGAATGCAGAATCCCAGTTCTCTATGAACCCACTAAATGCTGCGTTGCGGCGAAGCTCGAGTATGCAGCTGCCTGCCCTTGATGGCTTTGGTGATGCTTCTCATCAG GCCTCAGCAATGTGGCAAGATGATCTTCAAAGTGTTGTGCAGATGGGATATGGTCAGAATCAGCAGCAGGACTTTCAAG GCTCAGTGCCACCAACTCAGATGAAAATTGAGCTATGA